The following proteins are co-located in the Desulfatibacillum aliphaticivorans DSM 15576 genome:
- the dsrP gene encoding sulfate reduction electron transfer complex DsrMKJOP subunit DsrP, producing the protein MLEKALTGDSKYWGWIGFLLLLIAVGFGAYLRQFNEGLTLTGLSRDVSWGFYIAQLTYLVGVAASGVMLVMPYYLHDHKAFGKITILGEFMAVGAITMCLLFVLVDLGQPMRMMNMIIFPTPNSVLFWDMVVLNTYMFLNIIIGWTVLQNERKGIHYQKWVKVLIYLSIPFAVSIHTVTAFLYAGLPGRHFWLTAIMAPRFLAGAFCAGPAILLLIVFFLRRFTSFDAGDKAIKSLAVIITYAMILNVFFLLLELFTAFYSQVPGHMHALIYLFAGLHGGHALVPVMWASVILAVIVLILLIPPKFRNNYNLLIPALIMLVLSTWLEKGVALVVAGFIPNPLEHVNEYAPTLNELVISVGVYAVGALIVTVLYKIAIGVKAEVGDAAH; encoded by the coding sequence ATGCTTGAAAAGGCGTTAACCGGAGACAGCAAATACTGGGGATGGATCGGATTTCTTCTGTTATTGATAGCCGTGGGATTCGGGGCTTATCTCCGTCAGTTCAACGAAGGTCTGACTCTGACGGGCCTTAGCCGCGACGTTTCCTGGGGATTCTACATCGCACAGCTCACCTATCTGGTGGGTGTGGCGGCCTCTGGCGTTATGCTGGTCATGCCTTATTACCTGCACGACCACAAAGCCTTTGGCAAAATCACCATCCTCGGCGAATTCATGGCTGTGGGCGCGATTACCATGTGCCTCCTGTTCGTATTGGTTGACCTTGGTCAGCCCATGCGCATGATGAACATGATCATCTTCCCCACTCCCAATTCCGTCCTCTTTTGGGACATGGTGGTCTTGAACACCTACATGTTCCTGAACATTATCATCGGCTGGACGGTGCTCCAAAACGAAAGGAAAGGCATCCACTATCAAAAGTGGGTCAAGGTTCTTATCTATCTGTCCATTCCTTTTGCTGTCAGCATCCATACCGTTACAGCTTTCTTGTATGCAGGCCTGCCGGGCCGCCATTTTTGGCTCACCGCCATCATGGCGCCTCGATTCCTGGCCGGCGCTTTCTGCGCCGGACCGGCCATCCTGCTGTTGATCGTGTTCTTCCTCAGGAGGTTCACTTCTTTTGACGCAGGCGACAAGGCCATCAAATCCCTGGCGGTCATCATTACTTACGCCATGATCCTGAACGTGTTCTTCCTGCTTCTGGAACTTTTTACGGCTTTTTACAGCCAGGTTCCGGGCCATATGCACGCACTCATTTATCTGTTTGCAGGACTGCACGGAGGACACGCCCTGGTGCCTGTCATGTGGGCTTCGGTGATTTTAGCGGTGATTGTTTTGATCCTGCTGATTCCGCCCAAGTTCCGCAACAACTACAACCTGCTCATTCCCGCCCTGATCATGCTGGTGCTTTCCACTTGGTTGGAAAAAGGCGTGGCTCTGGTCGTGGCTGGCTTTATCCCCAACCCGCTTGAGCATGTGAACGAGTACGCTCCCACATTGAACGAGCTGGTGATCTCCGTAGGCGTGTACGCGGTCGGCGCTCTGATCGTCACCGTGCTGTACAAAATCGCCATCGGCGTGAAAGCGGAAGTAGGCGACGCTGCCCACTAA
- a CDS encoding NAD-dependent malic enzyme — translation MYKVQFEGQEMVIRFPQDLVDNDALSQFLGHINLRSILRKSAFSNSADCLEKMRRLENIPHGAAILRDPFLNKGTAFTKEERELLGLNGLLPPRVHTMEAQVMRILENLRKIENDLDKYVYLNSLSDRNKTLYYRVLMENIEELMPVVYTPTVGLACQEYAHIFRRSRGIYISAEDKGRVADVLRNWPQKDVRLIVVTDGERILGLGDLGADGMGIPVGKLALYSACAGIHPSLSLPVTIDVGTENKELLEDPLYFGLTQNRLRGDAYDELLEEFIVAVQQVFPRCLIQFEDFSNANAFRLLDKYRDEVLCFNDDIQGTAAVALACIYSALRYTGGSMADQKFLFLGAGEAGMGAANLIVSALVDEGVSEEKARQCCWFVDSKGLVVKSRNNLNAHKREFAHDHAPASSLLEAVESVRPTAIIGVSGQGKMFTKEILERMADYNEKPIVFPLSNPTTKAECTAEDACKWTDGRAVFASGSPFKPFTYAGEKRFPAQGNNVYIFPGVGMGCMACWSRKVTDEMFLAAARVLSGLVTPEEQDQGMLLPPLTRIREVSLEIASAVAGVAYDQGLATHPRPSSLETHIASLMYIPTYMDYVGSQDCDKGEPAK, via the coding sequence ATGTATAAGGTCCAATTCGAAGGCCAGGAAATGGTCATCCGCTTCCCCCAGGATCTGGTGGATAACGACGCTCTCTCCCAGTTTTTAGGCCACATCAATCTGCGTTCCATTTTACGAAAAAGCGCCTTTTCCAATTCCGCCGACTGCCTGGAAAAAATGAGGCGTTTGGAAAACATCCCCCATGGCGCCGCCATTCTTCGCGATCCTTTTTTAAACAAGGGCACGGCCTTTACCAAAGAGGAGCGGGAGCTTTTGGGCCTGAACGGGCTTTTGCCGCCCCGGGTGCACACCATGGAGGCCCAGGTCATGCGCATCTTGGAAAACCTGCGTAAAATCGAAAACGACCTGGATAAATACGTGTATTTAAACAGCCTGTCGGACCGGAACAAGACCCTGTATTACCGGGTCTTGATGGAGAACATCGAAGAGCTTATGCCCGTGGTGTACACGCCTACCGTGGGCCTGGCCTGTCAGGAGTACGCCCACATATTCAGGCGCTCCCGGGGCATTTATATCAGCGCCGAGGACAAGGGCAGGGTGGCCGACGTCCTGCGCAACTGGCCCCAAAAGGACGTGCGCCTCATCGTGGTGACCGACGGCGAACGCATCCTGGGCCTGGGAGACCTGGGCGCCGACGGCATGGGCATCCCGGTGGGCAAGCTGGCCTTGTATTCGGCCTGCGCAGGGATTCACCCTTCCCTGAGCCTGCCCGTGACCATTGACGTGGGTACGGAAAACAAGGAATTGCTGGAAGATCCTCTTTACTTTGGTTTGACCCAGAACAGGCTGCGGGGCGACGCATATGACGAGCTTCTGGAGGAGTTTATAGTCGCCGTGCAGCAGGTGTTCCCTCGGTGCCTGATTCAGTTTGAGGATTTTTCCAACGCCAACGCATTCCGGCTTTTGGACAAGTACCGGGACGAAGTCCTGTGCTTTAACGACGACATCCAGGGCACGGCCGCTGTGGCCCTGGCCTGCATCTACTCCGCCCTGCGCTATACGGGCGGCAGCATGGCGGACCAGAAATTCCTTTTTCTGGGCGCCGGAGAGGCCGGGATGGGCGCTGCCAACCTGATCGTTTCCGCTCTGGTCGACGAGGGCGTCAGCGAGGAAAAAGCGCGTCAATGCTGCTGGTTTGTGGATTCCAAAGGTCTGGTGGTTAAAAGCCGCAATAATCTGAACGCCCACAAAAGGGAATTCGCCCATGACCACGCCCCCGCGTCCAGCCTGCTGGAGGCTGTGGAATCCGTCAGGCCCACGGCCATTATCGGGGTTTCGGGCCAGGGCAAAATGTTCACCAAGGAAATCCTGGAGCGCATGGCGGATTATAACGAAAAGCCCATTGTCTTTCCCCTGTCCAACCCCACTACCAAAGCTGAGTGCACGGCTGAAGACGCCTGCAAGTGGACCGACGGCCGGGCCGTGTTCGCCAGCGGCAGCCCGTTCAAGCCCTTCACCTATGCGGGCGAAAAGCGCTTCCCCGCCCAGGGCAACAACGTGTACATCTTTCCCGGCGTGGGCATGGGGTGCATGGCCTGTTGGTCCCGCAAGGTAACGGACGAAATGTTTCTGGCGGCCGCCAGGGTGTTGTCCGGTCTGGTTACCCCTGAAGAGCAGGACCAGGGCATGCTGCTGCCGCCCCTCACCCGCATCCGGGAGGTTTCCCTGGAGATCGCTTCGGCCGTGGCGGGAGTGGCCTATGACCAGGGCCTGGCCACCCATCCCAGGCCAAGCAGCCTGGAAACCCACATTGCATCCCTCATGTACATCCCCACATATATGGACTATGTGGGAAGCCAGGATTGTGATAAGGGTGAACCTGCAAAATAG
- a CDS encoding HEAT repeat domain-containing protein, whose product MTSDSEILENRIPWLLSPPVALLAGMAVCHIIAALWIYASNQEYHAILQVLNSQGYLVVPNKIVQPLLLEFKTAFLSAVFYTFTLGVGLSLVFMAVGMLCGKIQRIWVGLCIFLLFWAYFFFLNANWGCWQQTAFFILIPPAPAAIMWRRNFLLRRQPSRGWAPQFFFVLPVVILGLLWAFQSSKDPFVDLRDAILLNNKPGLAVNDFYYDYTLYAARTFKPLDKRAMRTVYLSGNPESKKRTVLYNKLLAAYYFVVEDQNAADIVITYGKNKDDSLTLEGWRGRKIENLAYKEFLHAPGKHLEALADQCDLQKNFRSTVYSSLLLGLPMGIYTFLFSIMAGIASIWLGRKKGAALTAAVWMVIGLTLYAQLAYFAHQGKEGKPPKELLESSSSRERLAGLRNYMRKDLNIREHAVYDDLLHSPKVAERYWLARVLAHNQDKESLKDLLVLLKDPSPNVRCQAIWALGRRPWDRPSGYLEDIVKNSDHYYVQLYAYNALRRLGWRQRI is encoded by the coding sequence TTGACGTCTGATTCCGAAATTCTTGAAAACAGGATTCCCTGGCTTCTAAGCCCGCCTGTCGCTCTGCTTGCGGGTATGGCCGTATGCCATATTATCGCCGCCTTGTGGATTTATGCTTCCAACCAGGAGTATCACGCCATTCTCCAGGTTCTAAATTCCCAGGGATACTTGGTCGTCCCGAACAAAATCGTCCAGCCCTTGCTGCTGGAATTCAAAACCGCTTTTCTTTCCGCCGTGTTTTATACGTTTACCCTGGGCGTCGGGCTTTCCCTGGTTTTTATGGCCGTGGGCATGCTTTGCGGCAAAATACAGCGAATTTGGGTCGGCCTTTGCATTTTCCTTTTGTTTTGGGCGTATTTCTTTTTTCTCAACGCTAATTGGGGCTGCTGGCAGCAAACCGCCTTTTTCATCCTGATCCCACCGGCGCCGGCGGCGATCATGTGGAGGCGTAACTTCCTTTTGAGGCGGCAGCCTTCCCGAGGCTGGGCGCCGCAATTCTTTTTCGTCCTGCCGGTGGTGATCCTGGGCCTGCTCTGGGCTTTTCAATCTTCCAAAGATCCTTTCGTGGATCTGCGGGACGCCATTTTGCTGAATAACAAGCCCGGTCTGGCGGTGAACGATTTTTACTACGACTACACATTGTACGCCGCACGCACCTTTAAACCCCTGGACAAAAGGGCCATGCGTACGGTCTATTTGTCCGGGAATCCCGAGTCTAAAAAGAGGACTGTTTTATATAACAAGCTGCTGGCCGCTTACTATTTTGTTGTGGAAGATCAAAATGCGGCGGACATCGTCATAACTTACGGAAAGAACAAGGACGATTCGTTAACCCTTGAAGGCTGGCGCGGCCGGAAAATAGAAAATCTTGCATACAAAGAGTTCTTGCACGCTCCAGGGAAGCATTTGGAAGCCCTGGCGGATCAATGCGACCTGCAGAAGAACTTCCGCAGCACGGTGTATTCAAGCCTCTTGCTGGGGCTTCCCATGGGGATCTACACCTTTTTGTTCAGCATCATGGCCGGAATAGCTTCCATATGGCTGGGCAGAAAAAAAGGCGCGGCGCTGACCGCGGCCGTCTGGATGGTCATCGGCCTGACCCTGTATGCTCAACTGGCCTATTTCGCGCATCAAGGGAAAGAAGGCAAGCCACCTAAGGAATTGCTGGAATCGTCTTCTTCCAGGGAGCGTTTGGCCGGTCTGCGGAATTATATGCGTAAGGATTTAAACATCCGCGAACACGCCGTCTATGATGATTTGCTCCATAGCCCCAAGGTGGCGGAGCGCTATTGGTTGGCCAGGGTTTTGGCCCATAATCAGGACAAGGAAAGCCTAAAGGACTTGCTGGTTCTGTTGAAAGATCCCTCGCCCAATGTGCGCTGTCAGGCGATCTGGGCTCTGGGCCGCAGGCCGTGGGACAGGCCCTCGGGCTATCTTGAGGATATCGTGAAAAATTCGGATCATTATTATGTGCAGCTATACGCATATAACGCTTTGAGAAGGTTGGGATGGAGACAACGGATATAA
- a CDS encoding CPBP family intramembrane glutamic endopeptidase produces METTDIKSIDVKAVFTAVVAVILCEVLFAYVAPESRQAAIWAMLGLRMVQTALIIFIVVKMGAGASCLGLGPSTWKKGLIRGCIWCLGFAALAGAGMVAVYFFMDRNPLSLFGNPVPHTFWPALAYILGAGVIGPIAEEVFYRGLLFGFLRQWGAWTAIIGSTALFVISHNLSAGLPVTQTVGGLVFAYAYEREKSLLVPLMIHMSGNLAMAGLGVLGKTLGV; encoded by the coding sequence ATGGAGACAACGGATATAAAATCCATTGATGTTAAGGCTGTTTTTACGGCTGTAGTCGCGGTTATTCTGTGCGAGGTCTTGTTTGCCTATGTTGCGCCCGAGTCTCGGCAGGCGGCGATTTGGGCCATGCTCGGCTTGCGTATGGTCCAAACAGCGCTTATCATATTCATTGTGGTGAAAATGGGGGCAGGAGCCTCATGTCTCGGCCTTGGGCCCTCCACCTGGAAAAAGGGATTGATAAGAGGCTGCATCTGGTGTCTGGGCTTCGCCGCTTTGGCTGGGGCGGGCATGGTCGCCGTCTATTTTTTTATGGATAGGAATCCCTTGTCCTTGTTTGGCAACCCGGTTCCCCATACTTTTTGGCCGGCCCTGGCCTATATTCTGGGCGCCGGCGTAATTGGCCCCATTGCCGAAGAGGTTTTCTATCGCGGCTTGTTATTCGGCTTTCTAAGACAGTGGGGCGCGTGGACCGCAATAATCGGCAGCACGGCTTTGTTTGTAATCAGCCACAATCTATCGGCTGGCCTCCCCGTCACCCAAACCGTGGGAGGCCTTGTTTTCGCCTATGCATACGAAAGGGAGAAAAGCCTCCTGGTTCCTCTCATGATCCATATGTCCGGCAACCTGGCCATGGCCGGCTTGGGGGTTTTAGGCAAGACTTTAGGAGTCTGA
- a CDS encoding penicillin-binding protein 1A, which produces MAKSRIKKWLPLALTILLGAIAGSGIALYFGLMHDLPEIQDLQSNKPLSITRVYSSDGVVLDQWYQERRDPAPLETIPIAIRQAIIATEDRNFYDHFGVDVKGLMRAVFRNIKALRAREGASTITQQTAKNHFLSPEKTLTRKLKEAVLALQLERRYTKDEILELYLNKIPFGSGAFGVQEAGRRFFGKELDELTLAECALIAGMPKAPSAYSPLANKEKAKWRRNVVLKQMLDVGDITQEQYEQAVSEPVVAASRSGKDKAPYFTAQLRKQLGEELGESLLYQGGLEIHTSLNYRLQKFAEQAVRKGVEVVQEREGLAPGEVNAGLICLNVKTGEILAHVGGVDFGDSQYDRAVMAKRQPGSSFKPFVIAAGLEEGLTQSTLVMDEEVVFPKSRETAEWKPENYSGNFQGEICFRRALAYSRNIPAARLIYALSPTRVIEKAKSLGIHSELKPYLSLSLGSSEVTLLELTAAYAAFANGGKWNEPNSVLEAIDRSGQVIYRPRHEQKIAVAEQDAAVIVDMLEAVVKEGSGKAAQVVPGPVAGKTGTSSQCKDALFIGFTPEFATGVWVGRDDGASIGRTETGSQAALPIWVDFMKNAMKDRSVVYFPRPDGVISVFIDPVSGKPTSPGHGVQALFIKGTEPRKGAPEPRLPEKFLEN; this is translated from the coding sequence ATGGCAAAATCCAGGATTAAAAAATGGCTGCCTTTGGCCCTGACCATATTATTGGGGGCCATTGCAGGCTCGGGGATAGCGTTGTACTTCGGCCTGATGCATGACCTGCCGGAAATTCAAGATCTTCAAAGCAATAAGCCGTTAAGCATTACCCGCGTATATTCCTCGGACGGCGTGGTCCTGGACCAATGGTATCAGGAACGGCGCGACCCGGCCCCTTTGGAGACAATTCCCATAGCTATCCGGCAGGCGATCATCGCAACGGAGGACCGGAATTTTTACGACCACTTTGGCGTGGACGTGAAAGGCCTCATGCGGGCGGTTTTCCGGAACATCAAGGCGCTCCGGGCCAGGGAGGGCGCCAGCACCATCACCCAGCAGACGGCCAAGAACCATTTTCTCAGCCCGGAGAAAACCCTCACCCGCAAGCTGAAGGAAGCCGTTCTGGCCCTGCAGTTGGAGCGCCGCTACACCAAGGACGAAATCCTGGAGCTTTATCTGAACAAGATTCCTTTCGGCAGCGGCGCCTTTGGGGTGCAGGAGGCCGGGCGCAGGTTTTTCGGCAAGGAACTGGACGAATTGACCCTGGCCGAGTGCGCCTTGATCGCCGGCATGCCCAAAGCGCCTTCCGCCTACTCGCCTTTGGCCAACAAGGAAAAAGCCAAGTGGCGGCGGAACGTGGTCTTAAAGCAAATGCTGGATGTGGGCGACATAACGCAGGAGCAATATGAGCAGGCGGTGAGCGAGCCTGTGGTCGCGGCATCCCGGTCAGGAAAGGATAAGGCTCCGTATTTCACCGCCCAACTGCGGAAGCAGCTTGGCGAGGAGCTTGGCGAGAGTCTTTTGTACCAGGGGGGGCTGGAAATCCACACCTCATTAAATTACCGCCTCCAGAAATTTGCGGAGCAGGCCGTAAGAAAGGGCGTGGAAGTGGTTCAGGAAAGGGAAGGGCTGGCGCCCGGGGAGGTTAACGCCGGCTTGATCTGCCTGAACGTCAAAACCGGGGAAATCCTGGCCCATGTGGGTGGGGTGGACTTTGGCGACAGCCAGTACGACCGGGCCGTCATGGCCAAAAGGCAGCCGGGGTCTTCGTTCAAGCCCTTTGTGATCGCCGCCGGTCTGGAAGAAGGCCTGACCCAGAGCACCCTGGTCATGGACGAAGAAGTGGTTTTTCCCAAAAGCAGGGAAACCGCTGAGTGGAAGCCGGAAAATTACTCGGGCAATTTTCAGGGAGAGATCTGCTTCCGCAGGGCCTTGGCTTATTCCCGGAATATCCCGGCGGCGCGTTTGATTTACGCGTTGTCCCCCACACGGGTGATCGAAAAGGCCAAAAGTCTGGGAATTCATTCTGAATTAAAGCCTTATCTGTCCCTTTCCCTGGGCAGTTCGGAAGTCACGCTCCTGGAATTGACGGCCGCTTACGCCGCTTTCGCCAACGGCGGAAAGTGGAACGAGCCCAATTCCGTGCTGGAAGCCATAGACCGGTCAGGCCAGGTCATATACAGGCCCAGGCACGAACAAAAGATCGCCGTCGCCGAACAGGATGCGGCCGTTATTGTGGATATGCTGGAAGCGGTGGTCAAGGAAGGGAGCGGCAAAGCAGCCCAAGTCGTGCCCGGTCCTGTGGCCGGCAAGACCGGCACCTCATCCCAGTGCAAGGACGCCCTGTTTATAGGCTTTACCCCGGAGTTTGCAACAGGCGTCTGGGTGGGCCGGGACGACGGCGCTTCCATAGGCCGGACCGAAACCGGGTCGCAGGCCGCCTTGCCCATCTGGGTGGATTTCATGAAAAATGCAATGAAGGATCGCTCCGTTGTTTACTTTCCGCGCCCGGATGGGGTAATCTCGGTTTTTATAGACCCGGTGTCGGGCAAACCGACCTCGCCGGGGCATGGGGTGCAGGCCTTGTTTATAAAAGGAACCGAGCCCCGGAAAGGGGCGCCTGAGCCCAGGCTGCCTGAAAAATTTCTGGAGAACTAA
- a CDS encoding N-acetyltransferase, which produces MIRKATVADMKQIHRILQIFSAQGTLLPRSLMALYDHVRDFCVYAEGEDVIGCCGLQICWEDMAEIRSLAVKPEHQHKKIGSHLLEFSMEEALKFKIKKLFTLTYVPQFFELHGFAVVDKSELPQKIWADCINCVKFPDCDEIAMLRHI; this is translated from the coding sequence ATGATACGTAAAGCCACCGTGGCTGATATGAAACAGATACATCGGATTTTACAGATTTTTTCCGCTCAGGGAACGCTCTTGCCCCGCTCTCTCATGGCCTTGTACGACCACGTACGCGACTTTTGCGTGTACGCGGAAGGCGAGGATGTGATTGGCTGCTGCGGCCTGCAGATTTGCTGGGAGGACATGGCGGAAATCCGGTCTTTGGCGGTTAAGCCGGAGCATCAGCACAAAAAAATAGGGTCTCATCTGCTGGAGTTCAGCATGGAAGAGGCCCTGAAATTTAAGATTAAAAAGTTGTTCACCCTTACCTACGTGCCGCAGTTTTTTGAACTTCACGGTTTTGCAGTGGTCGATAAAAGCGAGCTTCCTCAAAAAATCTGGGCCGATTGCATCAACTGCGTCAAGTTCCCGGATTGCGACGAAATAGCCATGCTGCGCCATATATAG
- a CDS encoding TVP38/TMEM64 family protein gives METPPPKIRTRIAVAALVLLGIGAALELYYGGLGARLGSLAGLMREKENMSRFMESLGPSAPFYFIGIQAAQVVLAPIPGEATGFAGGYLFGIFPGFIFATLGLTIGSVINFFLGRFFGRKYLKFFISEKSLEKFRDLLRRQGVVVGFLLFLIPGFPKDVLCLIVGLGSMPLTVFLVISTLGRMPGTLLLAIQGASVYEAHYTLFAIVAGVTVLIGAAAALNKKRIYKFLERFK, from the coding sequence ATGGAGACACCGCCCCCAAAAATTAGAACCAGGATCGCCGTGGCAGCCCTGGTTCTATTGGGGATTGGAGCAGCGCTGGAACTATATTACGGCGGCTTAGGGGCGAGATTGGGAAGCCTGGCCGGGCTCATGCGGGAAAAGGAAAACATGAGCAGGTTTATGGAGTCCCTGGGACCGAGCGCTCCCTTTTACTTTATCGGCATACAAGCGGCCCAGGTTGTTTTGGCGCCTATCCCAGGAGAGGCCACGGGCTTTGCAGGCGGATATTTATTCGGAATATTTCCAGGATTCATTTTCGCCACCCTGGGCCTTACCATCGGCTCGGTTATCAATTTTTTTCTGGGAAGATTTTTCGGCCGTAAGTACTTAAAATTTTTTATATCCGAAAAAAGCCTGGAGAAGTTTCGAGACTTATTGAGACGCCAGGGAGTTGTGGTGGGCTTCCTCTTGTTTTTGATTCCCGGCTTCCCCAAAGACGTCCTGTGCCTGATCGTCGGGCTGGGTTCCATGCCGTTGACCGTCTTTCTGGTCATCAGCACCTTGGGGCGCATGCCTGGCACATTGCTCCTGGCCATCCAGGGCGCCAGCGTGTACGAAGCCCATTATACGCTTTTTGCAATAGTTGCAGGGGTTACGGTTTTGATCGGGGCGGCGGCCGCCCTTAACAAGAAACGGATTTATAAATTTTTGGAAAGGTTTAAATAG
- a CDS encoding phosphoglycerate kinase, whose protein sequence is MLNMRDVDISGKRVLIRVDVNVPLDANLNITDDTRIRAVLPSINYALDEGAKVIIASHMGRPKGQVVPELSMAPVAKRFKRLLKKEVELAPDSVGPEVKAMVEKMKDGDVIMLENLRFHQAEIDNDDAFAKELASLCDVYINNAFAVAHRKNASVVAITRHAPVCAAGFLLQSELNYFAKAMNDPARPLVAIIGGAKVSSKLGALHHMLQHVDKFVVGGAMASTFLKSVDYNVGKSKVEDDLLWEARSLMKRATMQGTAFYIPVDAVVADRFSPDAESKIVPIREIPPEWMIMDIGPATALLYSEVLASAKTIIWNGPMGVFEMDAFSRGTMSMVNYVANSYALSIIGGGDTDVAIHKAGETHRITYISTGGGAFLALMEGKTLPAVAALERHQAKI, encoded by the coding sequence ATGCTGAACATGAGGGACGTGGATATTTCAGGGAAGCGCGTTTTAATTCGAGTTGACGTTAATGTGCCTTTGGACGCCAATTTAAACATTACGGACGACACCCGTATCCGCGCAGTATTGCCGTCAATCAATTACGCTTTGGACGAGGGCGCCAAAGTGATCATCGCCTCGCACATGGGGAGGCCCAAGGGACAAGTTGTTCCGGAGCTCAGCATGGCGCCGGTGGCCAAACGTTTTAAGCGTTTGCTGAAAAAAGAAGTGGAATTGGCGCCGGACAGCGTAGGCCCGGAAGTCAAGGCCATGGTGGAAAAAATGAAGGACGGCGACGTCATCATGCTGGAAAACCTGCGTTTCCACCAAGCGGAAATTGACAATGACGACGCATTCGCCAAGGAACTGGCGTCTTTGTGCGACGTTTATATAAATAATGCATTCGCCGTGGCTCATAGGAAAAACGCCTCCGTGGTGGCCATCACCCGGCATGCACCGGTTTGCGCGGCGGGCTTTTTGCTCCAAAGCGAGTTGAACTATTTCGCCAAGGCCATGAACGATCCGGCCAGGCCCCTGGTGGCCATTATCGGCGGCGCCAAGGTTTCCAGCAAATTGGGCGCCCTGCATCATATGCTCCAGCATGTGGACAAATTCGTGGTGGGCGGCGCCATGGCCTCCACCTTTCTGAAAAGCGTGGATTACAACGTGGGCAAGTCCAAGGTGGAAGACGACCTGTTGTGGGAAGCCCGCTCCCTGATGAAAAGAGCGACCATGCAGGGCACGGCCTTTTACATCCCGGTGGACGCCGTTGTGGCGGACCGTTTCTCCCCCGATGCGGAAAGCAAAATCGTGCCTATCCGTGAAATTCCGCCCGAATGGATGATCATGGACATCGGCCCGGCCACGGCCCTTTTGTATTCCGAGGTTCTCGCCAGCGCCAAAACCATCATATGGAACGGCCCCATGGGCGTGTTTGAAATGGATGCATTCAGCCGGGGCACCATGTCCATGGTGAATTACGTGGCCAATTCCTATGCATTGTCCATCATAGGCGGCGGCGATACGGACGTGGCCATTCACAAGGCCGGCGAAACGCACAGAATCACGTACATTTCCACGGGCGGCGGCGCCTTCCTTGCTCTTATGGAGGGCAAAACCCTGCCGGCTGTTGCGGCTTTGGAAAGGCATCAGGCAAAAATTTAA
- a CDS encoding amidohydrolase family protein has protein sequence MNPRIPEKIIDFHVHLFPDKLFEAIWRQFEHDYDWKVIHQLYYRECIDYLRERNVEKIVYCNYAHKPGVAKSLNEWNAKVLDEYDDLYCLAAFHPGDEGCIASARDILSHPKVLGIKLQFLVTDFFPHDPRLFDLYELIMEKGKRLLMHIGTGPVANDCVGLEYFLNVLERYPDLPVTVPHMGGLEFKGFMDLLDKHENLMLDTAFSFLPWDNVRYDQGPEKLEKYKNRILYGSDFPNLILPREGEIDAMLEMKLSQEFYDKVFWENGVGLLPQ, from the coding sequence ATGAACCCAAGAATTCCTGAAAAAATCATTGATTTTCATGTCCATTTGTTCCCCGACAAATTGTTTGAAGCGATTTGGCGGCAGTTCGAGCATGATTACGACTGGAAGGTGATTCACCAGCTTTATTACCGGGAGTGCATTGATTACCTGCGGGAGCGCAACGTAGAAAAAATCGTGTACTGCAATTACGCCCACAAGCCGGGCGTGGCTAAATCTCTGAACGAGTGGAACGCCAAGGTCCTGGACGAGTACGACGACCTGTATTGCCTGGCTGCCTTTCATCCTGGGGACGAAGGCTGCATCGCCTCGGCCCGGGACATACTGAGCCATCCTAAGGTTTTGGGGATAAAGCTCCAGTTTTTGGTGACGGATTTTTTTCCCCATGATCCGCGGCTTTTTGACCTGTACGAGCTCATCATGGAAAAAGGCAAACGCCTGCTCATGCACATAGGAACGGGGCCAGTAGCCAACGATTGCGTGGGACTGGAATATTTTTTGAATGTTCTGGAAAGATATCCGGACCTGCCGGTCACGGTTCCCCATATGGGCGGCCTGGAGTTCAAAGGCTTCATGGACCTTTTGGATAAGCATGAAAATTTGATGCTGGACACGGCGTTCTCCTTTTTACCATGGGACAACGTCCGTTACGACCAAGGTCCCGAAAAACTGGAAAAGTATAAAAACCGGATCCTATACGGATCTGATTTTCCCAACCTTATCCTTCCCAGGGAAGGGGAAATCGACGCCATGCTGGAAATGAAACTCTCCCAAGAGTTTTACGATAAGGTGTTCTGGGAAAACGGCGTGGGGCTTTTGCCCCAGTAA